TGTATGCGTATATAgactttcataataaatatgttaaattgtCATTAGTTAGCTTCATGTTTAGTTATGGCATCAAGGTGGTCTTATTTCTGTAGGATAGACcttataaagaatatataaagctATTGCTATAtccatagttattttattacaaatcttatttttaattttaatttaaaaatcaaaaatgattaataatataaaaataatgatattcaaattttacataattctaagcagatttataaaaaatgttggcaattaaaaaaaaaaaaagattgtcgGATAGAGCACAGTAACTGTAAGCATCTTGACAAGAAGGCATTACAGTAATGGTCGCCATGTAGGCTAATGTAGccttgttaattaaaaaaaataataaacttaatgaCTATGTAAACTGTGcttaaactttcaaataattcaGAATTGGCTGGTCAAtgccagggctaaagagaatacaagggctagttcactccgctcttagagctgaagctacgatttccctcctcatgacgtcactgtgtctacagatctcggagatcgcaagcaaagatatgataactttgcatctttctcttgtaaaaataagttagactttttctggttattagccttcaaactttacgtaattaacacattatttccgttcataaacatagttcaaaaaaaactttcttggttattatattaaaaaaataccattttaaacttataaaaatgttttgctagttggtgaaaatgacacgataaatactttattttaaaaagttcagttttaactttaactattaagaaaaatgaaggcatatatcgacactttttttatctacatattcttttataaagataagttaagttaaatttagaatccctgattttaaaatatgtcgttaatagcaatttgttcatacttaatcattaggaaacatcaaccttaaacgctaattactgaaacaaaataataatttaggttcataatgacattagaaattttacaattgtttatagacatttaaatttacgatgatataatttatagatatttaaattgaagagaatataatttttaaaaaaaatcataaatatttagaataactacattaaaaaatatgttatgaaattaggagaatttcaactatatactatatattttatttatactttttacttacattttaattttctttgactttatctattttttaattcttttcacctgcctttctttatgaagtaacgaggcggtttctatttagataatgaatttttataaaagttctttacgacagaataaacgtattgctgttttatattaactgtgtcatttcggaatccattctttacatagttgttcatttactttagggaacacgcgaaaaattatactttttccttttgtttttatatcagaatttttgcaagttgcaatcgcgcaaactggcatttcgataatagttttaaattcttgtaaattcactgcaaaaactgaggaaagtcattatagaaaataacaaatgtcttagaatatctcgcaaaaagaaatgatccaatattagttagagctagtaaggccaaacgctccgttcttgaagtaaaagtgcgagctttgcgccaaagtgacgtcactagagtgacgtcgGAGGATCGGCGCGGCAAGAGATACtacaaaggagtgaaccagcccttctattctctttagccctgggtcAATGCACTTTCTTAATTTAAGGATTGGATACCCTAAAAGAATCTTACTAATGCTCTAAGTTTCAACCAAAGACaaagtgaattttataaatcatgctGGTAACTCTGTATAAACCTACACAAAATagtaacaaacaaaataaaagatgaaaagcatagagtaataaatataatataattaaatgttatttagaaaataCCTCTATTTGATGagataaaaaagatgaaaaatcaAATCCTTCTGATTTTGATAAAGATTCAGCAGaattcttcttaatattttccaaaGTTTTCTCTTCTAcagtatgacaaaaatatttttaatttatcataaataacattcactcaaaaaaaaaaaaaaaacggcattTAGtcttagttttaatatatattaaaacacagaatttagaataaaatttaaaaaacacagcTGGATTCATACCATAACCTGTGAATGTCTCATCAAATAAATGGCTATTTAAAACTACAAGATTAATGAAAATACTTATAAGAATGTCAGTCCTAGAGTTCATATATAAAGTGGCAGACTGCAATACATTTTCAAGCATATCTCTTTGACAATTCAGTCAGTTTGGGAAATTTCCTATGACTGCAATTTTTCTGGGTAAAGGAGTTATGCCTTCTTTATCAACTTAGTGTTCCAAATACTTTACTCGTTTAGAAATGTTTAGGTAATTTGTTAGTTAATTTATACTTTCAGCATATCTCTTTGACAATTCAGTCACATTTAGTTGGTTTGGGAAATTTTCTATGACTGTAATTTTTCTGGGTAAAGGAGTTATGCCTTCTTTATCAACTGAGTGTTCCAAATACTTTACTCTTTCAGAAATGTTTGGTAATTTGTTAGTCAGTTTATACTTTCACGAACAGTCAAAAACTTCTTGAACTTGATAGAAGAAAAggctattaaaatttcatttatatatatgtatatataaagcACTAATCAAAACCGCCCAAAACTCTGTCCAGCAGTCGAAGCACAGTTTGTGCAgcatttcttaaatcaaaagtcatgtaattgaatttaagtaaatgaaatgaCTTTATAATTACAGTTTTCTGGGTGCCTTCTTCATTTATAGGCACCTGATGGAAAGCTTTTTAAATCTAGAGTAGAAAATATGGATTTCCCATGTAAATTTGACGAAAAATCATATGTGTCGTAATGGGTAATTATCTAGACATAAGTTCACAGTAGTAGCCACATGGTCTCCATGAATCATTGTGTTTCTTAACCATTTGCAATGGATTACTCTAACTTCTTTTTGAAGGGTTACATATGCCTTTTCAAACTAAATACACAAATTCTGCTTTTTCAGCAGCGAATTTGCGGGGTGCTTATTGTCTAGCCTTGACAGCAACAGGAGatactttagtttttattatgtgCTTAACAGTAGGagaataatgatttttacatAGAAATCTAAGAACGTCTTACAATAAAGATTTATACTCCTTAATTAAttcgttaaattttaaagatggaTAGAGAGCAATAATTTTTGGTGACGACtctcaagaaatttttccaaTAGTAGTAGCATCAGCCAAACGGTCTACTAgactgtttgtttttaaataaattgccaaTACTGTAATGATGTAGAAAGTCCTCACCTCGAATTAATCGGGAAACATCGGCAATTGTAAATGTCTAAGGAAATATATGGCATAGACATATCTAAATTTAACTGCTAcccaaatatgttaatttttgagCTATTAGCAGCTACTAAATTCAATGGAGTTATAGGTTTCTTGCGTTTTGAAAAAGTAGAAAGTATAACACTTAAATCTCCATCTGTGCCCGCAAGTAAATTTTAAcctaatgatttttaataaactacaaGGATGTCAGTTATTACAGTTTTCAGCGCTCCTCACCACACATGCTTGGCCAATTAGTTTACCTGAAAAGATTAAGGTTTGATACATTTTGTAGATTTATCACTAAATTTAGAGTGTTACCAACAAAACCTAGTGTTATACTGCTGAAAAGTTTGTcgaattttcttgttttctggaaCATGATCTATTGTGGGCATGTATTAGAAGCTTGTCctcttcattatttatttcaatttcttgtGCATGTCATTAATATTTCGAGTAAAATTATCGCATTTTTGATTCTGTGGCATTTATAGTGGAAACAGATgttacattttctattttatcagCCATAAGTGCAGTCTATTTAATTCATCACAGAAGTACCTAGAGTTGCTTGCATTTGATTAGGCGATTATTGAAGCCCTAAAGATTTTAACAAGTCTTTACCAACTTTATCACTCATCTATCAACTCCTGCATGTGTATTAGTAAAGCAGATGGTTTTTGATTGCCaagttctaataatttttaaaatctacattcTTTGGAGTCTAACAATGTCTGTATTAGGcaaaattttcatgtttcatAAGCAGTAGCACTAGGAGTAGGTTCACTGTCACTTACCTGTGACAAAATGTCAGTCTCAATTCTAACAACTGTGTAATACTTAGTAATTTCTTGAGAACTGCCACAATTAATGAATTGGCTTTCACTTTGATGAAATCAAATAGATGGATTCTCCTTCTAAAAGGTGGTATTTAATGGAGATATGAGAAATTTCCTTCCCTGTTTTCAACTTCTATAGGCATCATTTAAGGAAAAGAAAGGCATATTCGAAAATCTAATGTACATCCGAGATCACTAGTTTGTCAAATATGTGGCAAGGTCAAAATATGTGTCGCCACAGATAAATGGGTTCTACTGTACATGGGTCCTTCCGTATAAAGAAGCAAATCGAATGATATGAGTTTCAATGGAAGTGCAACAAAATTGTAATGAAAGattatactttaattaatatcgCATTAAGTATTTCAGTGACAGTCAAAGATATTAAAACAACTATTTCCTTATatcaactaaaatataaaataaaatttgttatttcatgCATGTATTGTTATTTTGAAGCCAATTAAAAACGTCTCAGCTAACTAGctcacaaaaatttaacttacaaaattgggttaaattttatttatgtttttgcttCCGAAAAAATCACACATAAATATTGAACACTTTTGGATTTCAGAAGCAGTAATTTGGTCAAGATTCTTAATTTGAGTAGTTCTTTGCGAAGGAAGTGGTAAAATGTCTGTCAGTTATGATGTattgataataaattgaaaaacaatattgttcCATTTATGGAAATATGTAAGATTTCCTCTATTtcttcatgaaatttaaaaggaattcaTACAAtctctctatatttttttttgaaagagaataatatgattattaattatattttattctttacaaatTTCACTTATTAATTCTTTCTGCACAGGCacaatttataatgaaaaatgttagcCCCACATGTAAAGTAACAACCTGATTTAAGTAACAACCGATTATTCAactgcaatgaaaaattaagctGCCACTTTTAACAACAAatgtactaatttaaaaatgcagttcTAATCATGTTAAGTGCAGAATAATATATAGCataaaaagtctaaaaataacatttcatttcatattagCCATTTCACAAGTACCAAACTTGATGCAATTATATTGTATGGTTGAAGAGGAAGCTTCAATTCCTAAAAACAAGCAATCATTTGTCAAGTGATATTGAGTTCCACAAAATTATGAAGGGATAAAATCTTACTCTAAAATGCTTAAATACTTATTCatgaacattatttttgaactgaaatagtaatcaaaattttaaaacatatgttttaaaattgcactACTTTTCTGGggcaataacttttttttttaaagaattctcttaaaagttaatgttttgagtcctttcttttttttatgttaattccTTTCAATCACTATGTACAATTCTGAGATATGTTTAACTcaatattgcatcaatataatatagtataatacTGCATCAATGTATAAGTCATGTGTAGATTGATGCCTGTTCATGTAAAGTATTGGATCAACTATCCATGCCTGTAGATAGTTCAAAAGTAAAGGACTGCCTATTTATAATGAATGTGttgatattttccttttatctaTCAAGAGTTGGATAAACTATTTAAGATTATAATAagtgatttcatttatttaaattaactttaggaaattaattttagaaaacctTTTCTTTTCAATCCAAAAGATATAATCTAgtataaaatacagttttgtagattaataattgctattttttagagataaaacaaactatatttttacagCAACTTACAGGAATGTTATTAATCTTGTATATTCTAGCTCTACAGAATAACAAATTCTTTACAgttaagtttctttaattttaacattcaagtttcaaaaagctgaaaaatttgtacacaatttatttaactcatcaaaataaaaattatataaacaaagtaaatgaaatgttttgcgATATCTGGTTGcaaaaaaaagctatttgagttcattttaatgttaaacaaaattgaaactttttattttacaaatgtatGTAGTTGAAAATTGGCAGGGTAATCATGCTTTTTAATACTTACGATAAAATTTAGCTCTCATCATAAACCTGGCAGTTACACGTGCAGCTTGTCGAATTGGGTATGAGTCAGCTAGCTATAAAACAAACACCAAACCATATTACAATAGACATAAACATAAggctatattttaaaaccttaaacagactttaatcttttattaaaaattttcaagaacaaATCAATTTCATAAAGGCAAATGAATTTATGCATTACTTTATTaaagtaaagcaaaaaatattttcatgagtTGATTCAATGTTATGAAGGAATTATTTCCTAAGTGACTTTTGATTCCACTAACACTATTAAACGGTGAACAGGTTTttgatacaaaaacaaaaagtagAGAATGAAATTCAGGATTAAATGCCCATCATAATAATACAGACTTATACtcttgttattataaattagaaattaacaCAGGTTGATTTTACTATCATTGATAGGCAGATTCAAGAAAATAATGCCTGCAAACTTAGGTTTTccaaaaaacaacaataaaaaaatgacaaatgtaaaaattatcaaaagttaaaatttttaattttgactgatttacaaaattatgtttgCACACTTAGTCTCctcaaaaattagaataaaaaaatatcaaaataaataaataaataaaataaattacaaatgtaaaaatcCTCTAAGTTCAAATATTCATTGGataatttacacaatttttcaattttataataaaaatatattttagataaaattataatttttcacaaaaattcagATCacgattaaatttttcacataaaaagaagattgctaataaaatttttcacacataTAAGAATTAAGACAAGAAGACCAAGTCTCACTTAGGGTTTTTAATTTGTGCCTGAGAAAAAGTGAAAGGATATGGAATAATCAaacaaaaaggaataattttcttgcttatacaaatatttttaatcatgttgGAGGAACATATGATAGTCTGGCAAAGGATAAGGGCATATAAGAGGGGAAGCAATCAAGGTGGGACTACAAGtcaatgaaagtaaaataaataaccaaCTGCCAACAGAGAcaaatataaatgtaacaaCATGCAAAGTTTAACACTAGGTGAGGAATATTTTGAATGAGTAAAACAATTAGGgcttaataattacttaaaatgacgATATATCAGTTGAGATAATGaacaagttaataataaataaatagacttTTTGGAATATTCTAACACCATTAAAGTGCTCTTTGTTTGCacttaaaagcaaaatactATTGTATAAGATTTTTCCAAAGTCTgggctatttttataaaattattaaatctaagtTGGATAAAAGATTGAGATCATTTCTTAATCTGGTACAGAGAATTTTTGGACCTGTCAATGACATTAGTGTATGgagaattagaaataatttaaaaattatgaaaaactgtGGAAACATTGCTATTGTCACTCATATAAAGAATAGATGACTGAAGTGGTTGGGTTACATTCAGTGGATGAGTACcaacaaaaccataaaaaaaaaataggtctTAGATTGAAAATCTAGAGGCTTTAAGGTGGAAGACCAAGAAGACAATGGTTGGAGACTAGAAAAGGATtagaaagagataaaaaataattttttgaaatctaaggAAAAGAAGCAAGAAGAGAGGAGGGCTATTCAGAAACAGACTCGAATCCCCTAAAGACTGTTTGGATAATGAGCAGCAGTAATAGCAGGCATTCAAATAGAAATACTTGATTTGTCCAcgcaaatatgttaaaaaaaaataaataaataaataatccctgTGATGCCATAAAGGCATTACATGTTTcccagcttttaaaatttctttaatttcataaatttaaatttcattgcattttacaaaaagcaaatttaaatattttattctcttattaacaatcaatgtaatggctaactttttttttattcgatacaAATGTATATGTGATGCCACGcaattacatatttcctagcttttaaaatttctttaatttcataaatgtaatttttttattcttgtttaattaaattaaatcaataattaattttattacaatttatctAAAGCAAACATAAATAGTTTATTCtcttcttaacaatcaatgcaatggctaatttttttaaaattcaatacaaatatataattcattaaatcaatgttgtgagtaaattaaatatcaaaatctattttta
This region of Parasteatoda tepidariorum isolate YZ-2023 chromosome X1, CAS_Ptep_4.0, whole genome shotgun sequence genomic DNA includes:
- the LOC107456719 gene encoding protein NCBP2AS2 homolog, encoding MVLRFLIRYLANNEKLIQSLADSYPIRQAARVTARFMMRAKFYQEKTLENIKKNSAESLSKSEGFDFSSFLSHQIEKLKKILDGRNKR